The Polynucleobacter sp. JS-Mosq-20-D10 region CAGTATCCGAAGTATTCCTGTTGTGGACTACGACACCCTTGAGATGTGGCAATTTAAAAGCTACGGAGAAGTAGCGTCAGATGACATCCCAAGCTTGGGGATGTCAGTAAACCGACATTACGCATTAATGCAGCGGGAGAGCAGTCCATATAAGCGCCAAGTAGATATTTGGCTGGCCAGGGATCTAGATTGGCTTCCAGGCAGAATGCGCTCTCTAGAGTCCAATGGGCGTATCTTAGAGCTCGTATTTAAGCAAAGGGCGCCCATTGATAAATCTAAGCTAGTTAACTAAGCCTAGGGTTTGCTAAAACTAAGGGAGGCCAATTTAGAACCCAGATCCTGATCTAGGGTTTTGGTTTGATCTTCCTAATAAAGCGCCCATCATGGTGTACAGCGCAGCCCCAGACATGGATACGGCAAAGATTCCTGAGAAAGAAATAATAATGGGGAGAATCCGCCAGCGCGCAGTAAGAAGATATTCACCATAGCCAACGGTTGTGTACATCTCACCGGCAAAATACAGGGTTTGAAGGTTGGTTGGGAATACTTGCAATCCCAAGCAAATATAGGCCCAGGCAATAATTTCAATCAGGTGAATAGCAATAATCAATAAAATTGCAAAGAAATAAGATACAAAGTTGGCTCCATAGACCCGTTTATTTTCGAGTTTTTGGTCAATCCAATGAAAAATACCCGCGATTGATAAAACGCTCAAACCATGAAATGTCAGCATCAAACACGTTAGAAATAATAAAACCCAAATATCGCTATCTCCCATATCTGCATTTATTTCAGCAAAGAGTGTGCTGAAGCTGGGGAGGGAGTTAAGGCCGGGGAGCTTGTCCAAGAATCCGCTCAAAGTCATTGATGTTATCCGTTAAATCCAGTTACATTTCTTATTTGACATAATAATGATTATACGCAGTAAGTAGATGTGATACTTATGAAGGAAAATTCTTAGGGCCGCCTGGATACGGCTGGTTATAGAGCTTTAACCAACGTGACATTAAGCCATCACGAATATTATCCTTGCCGAATAATTGAGCAACGTCTATAGCCGTATATCCCTCATGATTTCTCATGCGCAAATCTGCGCCGTTATCAAGCAGGTATTTGATTAATTGGTCATTGCCGGAGCCAATAGACATCATTAATGGCGTTGTCTCACTTGGACTTAATGCATTAACCTGAGCACCATGAGCCATTAAGAATTGAGCTATTTCTAAATGGCCATTGGTGGCTGCATAGTGAATTGGGGCCCAGCCTAGCTTATTTACGGAGGCTTTCTTTTCAACAACCAAAGTCTTCACTAAGGCCAATTGACCATCAAAAGCAGCCATCATGAGTGCATTTTCACCGCTTTTATTGGCTAAATTGACGTTTGTAGCAGGATTAGCAAGCAATAAGTCCGTGACCTTGAAAGATTTATCCCGAATAGCAACGATTAGCATGGGATTGCCTCTCGGGTCCAGCGCATTTGGGCTAACACCTGCTTTTATTAAGGATTGCACCTCTGAGACATCATCGAACTTCGCTGCTTTGGTGAAATCCGCAATCTGATCTGCAGTCTGTGCAATTACCAAGCTAGAAAAGCATAATAAATAGGCATGTAAAAGATGGTTAAATTTAAATAAACTTATCATGAAAATGCACTATTTATTTGAAAACATTGGAAAAAATTACTTGATGTCTGTTCTGCCAGCAATTCAATAGAAACACCCTTCAACTCAGCAACAAATTCTCCAACCTTGGATACCCAGGCTGGCTCATTCGTCTTGCCGCGATAGGGAATTGGGGCTAAATAAGGCGAATCCGTCTCAATAAGCATGCGATCTAGAGGGACTTGCCTGCATGTTTCCTGGAGGTCCTTGGCACTCTTAAAAGTCACAATGCCAGAAAATGAGATGTAAAAACCCATGTCCATAGCAGCCTTAGCAACTTCAGTTGTTTCTGTAAAGCAATGCATAACTCCTCCAATCTGATCAGCGCCCTCTTCTTTGAGGATTCTGAGAGTGTCAACAGAAGAGGCTCGGGTATGGATGATGAGGGGCTTCTTAGCTGCAATAGCAGCGCGTATATGCGTTCTGAAGCGCTCCCTCTGCCATTCCATGGATTCATAGCTACGATCACCCATGCGGTAGTAATCAAGCCCAGTTTCACCAATCGCAATGATTTTGGAGTGCTTAGCCTCTTCAATCAGGAATTCAAAGCTGGGCTCTAGCGTATCTTCGTAATCAGGATGCACCCCGACTGAAGCATACAAATGAGCATGATCTTCAGCTAGCTTTCGAACCCTAGGGAAATCAGGAATATCCACCGACACGCACAAGGCATGACTCACCTTACAGGCGACCATATTAGACAAAACCTCAGGTAGGCGAGTTTGGAATTCTGGGAAATCGAGATGGCAATGTGAGTCTATAAACATGACTCGCTATTTTAGTCTTCAAATACCTGCTGGTACTGAGAAAGCAATGCTTCTACTTGAATACGGGTAGCCAGCGGGTGATTTTCATGGCGACGCGCCTGTATCAGAGACTTCCAGAAACGGAGCAGTTTTGGTAGACGCACCTGTTGCGCAAGCATCTTGATAGCAGCCTCATGCTTGGGGTAATAGCGAGGCGAACCCATTTGTGCGCAACTTTGTACATCAGAGACCCACCGTTGCATAGTAGCTAACAAAACTGAATACCGGGCTTTTTGCGTCTTATCAGCAGCATCTAACCAATTGATCCGAGCGCCCTGCGCCATCGCTTGCAATAAATAACGTGAAGCTTGGATGGCAATCGTAAGCTCATCCTTTTCATCTTTATTATGACGCGCGATCAAGGAATCCAATACTGCATAAGGTGCCCCACCCTGCTCATCATAAATAGCCTCGACATCGGCATCGCTCGTTTTTAAACCAGGAATCTTGCTCAGTTGGATACGTAACCAATTGAGCCCACTTAATCGATCTGGTCGCGGTGCGGAAAGCAGGCGACAGCGAGAACGAATGGTTGGTAAGACACGATCAAGGCGATCTGCTAGCAAAATAAAGATCGTATTTTTTGGAGGCTCTTCAAGGGATTTGAGTAAAGTATTTGCGGAGTCTGATCTGAGCATTTCTAGCGGATAGACCAGAATGACTCTGTTTCCGCCACGGTGAGATCCAATAGATAGCCCTTCAATTGCACTGCGGGCATCTTCAATAGAAATACTCTTCTTTTCTTTTTTCTCGGGCGCATCACCATCACCATCAGCTTGACTGGCCTTGGATTTTTTTGGGGATTCAGCGTCTGAATCAAAATCACCCTGCGGCAAAAGTTTGCGATGCGTTTCTGGCACTAGCGCAATAAAGTCAGGGTGGTTGCCAGAGTCAAACCACCGACAGGCTTCGCATTGATTGCAAGGCTTGATAGCCGCGGCCGTCTCGCATAACAGCGCTTTAGCCAATTCAATAGAAAACTCAAACTTACCAATACCGGACTGACCATGAATCAGAACTGCATTAGGAAATGCAGCCAAGCTTATGCTATCCCAGATAGGCTCAAGCCATGGGGCTATCTTCTTAACTGGCTCATTTTGAAAGATCACATCACTCATTTAGAGTTTCATCTGTAATGACTTGAGCTCATGCCAAATAGCCTCTGGTGTTTGGGTGGCATCCACTAGATAAAAACGATTTGGATCTGCCTTTACTCTACGCAGATACTCTTGACGAACCTTTTCAAAAAAATCCAGGTCCATCTTTTCAAATTTATCAGGCGCCCTTACCTTTGATCTCCTAGCCTCGGCAACTGAGCCAGGTAAATCAAAAAGGAAGGTTAAATGAGGTTGGAGCAATGAACCATCGGGGCGAGCCTGAACCCATTTCTCCAAATCATTTAACTTTGACAAGCTTAAACCGCGACCACCACCTTGATAAGCAAAACTGGCATCCGTGAAGCGATCAGATATCACAATCTTTCCCGCTTTCAATGCTGGTTCTATAACTTGTGCAATATGTTCTCGACGAGCAGCAAACATCAGCAATGCCTCAGTTTCTAAATTCATGGGCACTTCAAGCAATAAGGCGCGGAGTTGTTCGCCCAATTGAGTGCCGCCTGGCTCTCTAGTTATCACAACATCGCGATCAGGGTGACGCTGTTTAATCAAGCTACTGAAAGATTCTATGTGCGTACTTTTACCTGCGCCATCGATACCTTCAAAGCTGATGAAATAACCTGGAAATTGAGCTGTCATAACGATTACTATGGCTTTGATTGATTGGAAGAATTGCGTTTACGTTGAAACTGATCAACCGCGCTTTCATGCTCTTTTAAGGTTTTGGAGAAATGGCTAGTGCCATCACCACGCGCCACAAAATAGACCGCATCACTTTTAGCCGGTTGAATCACAGCGAGGAGCGATTCCTTGCTGGGCATAGCTATTGGTGTTGGTGGCAGACCCTTGTGCATATAAGTATTGTAGGGACTGTCCTTACGCAAATCCGTTTTTCGAAGATTGCCATCAAATTTAGGGCCAATTCCGTAAATTACGGTTGGATCGGTCTGTAAGGGCATATTTAAATTGAGGCGATTCACGAAAACTGCTGAGACCAGTGACCTATCGCTTGAGCGACCTGTCTCCTTTTCCACAATAGAAGCCAAAATGAGCAAGTCGTAGGGCGTTTTTAAGGGTGTGGCTGAGTCCCTTTGATCCCAAGCAGCGGTTAGCTGCTTTTGCATGGCCTTTGAGGCTCTTCTATAGATTGAAGTATCCGAATCATCTGGATCAAAAATATAGGTATCCGGATAAAAAAGCCCTTCATCGCCCGGGTAAGAAAGCCCAATGGTCATTAACAGCTCTTTAGAACTCATGTCTTTAGTCTGATGGATTAGAGCTGGATGTTTATCAATCAGGCTTCTAAGTTGCCATATGGTCATACCGGGAATGATGGCTATAGTCTCTCGAACTCGATCACCACGAGCAATTTGTAGCAAGATATTTCCCAAGCTAGCACGGGGAGCCAGTAAATAGGTTCCGGGTTTTAACTTAGAACCAACAAAAACTGCTCTT contains the following coding sequences:
- the mltG gene encoding endolytic transglycosylase MltG, whose amino-acid sequence is MSFYHSLMSRKFQKSLFIKPSIGGWKSYSLIFISLPLLLYGAIFLLPVVPATSNVDKGSAYKIKITPQSGLSAIAGQLSEQGISTNAITFQVAARAVFVGSKLKPGTYLLAPRASLGNILLQIARGDRVRETIAIIPGMTIWQLRSLIDKHPALIHQTKDMSSKELLMTIGLSYPGDEGLFYPDTYIFDPDDSDTSIYRRASKAMQKQLTAAWDQRDSATPLKTPYDLLILASIVEKETGRSSDRSLVSAVFVNRLNLNMPLQTDPTVIYGIGPKFDGNLRKTDLRKDSPYNTYMHKGLPPTPIAMPSKESLLAVIQPAKSDAVYFVARGDGTSHFSKTLKEHESAVDQFQRKRNSSNQSKP
- a CDS encoding DNA polymerase III subunit delta', translated to MSDVIFQNEPVKKIAPWLEPIWDSISLAAFPNAVLIHGQSGIGKFEFSIELAKALLCETAAAIKPCNQCEACRWFDSGNHPDFIALVPETHRKLLPQGDFDSDAESPKKSKASQADGDGDAPEKKEKKSISIEDARSAIEGLSIGSHRGGNRVILVYPLEMLRSDSANTLLKSLEEPPKNTIFILLADRLDRVLPTIRSRCRLLSAPRPDRLSGLNWLRIQLSKIPGLKTSDADVEAIYDEQGGAPYAVLDSLIARHNKDEKDELTIAIQASRYLLQAMAQGARINWLDAADKTQKARYSVLLATMQRWVSDVQSCAQMGSPRYYPKHEAAIKMLAQQVRLPKLLRFWKSLIQARRHENHPLATRIQVEALLSQYQQVFED
- the tmk gene encoding dTMP kinase — protein: MTAQFPGYFISFEGIDGAGKSTHIESFSSLIKQRHPDRDVVITREPGGTQLGEQLRALLLEVPMNLETEALLMFAARREHIAQVIEPALKAGKIVISDRFTDASFAYQGGGRGLSLSKLNDLEKWVQARPDGSLLQPHLTFLFDLPGSVAEARRSKVRAPDKFEKMDLDFFEKVRQEYLRRVKADPNRFYLVDATQTPEAIWHELKSLQMKL
- a CDS encoding ankyrin repeat domain-containing protein, yielding MVIAQTADQIADFTKAAKFDDVSEVQSLIKAGVSPNALDPRGNPMLIVAIRDKSFKVTDLLLANPATNVNLANKSGENALMMAAFDGQLALVKTLVVEKKASVNKLGWAPIHYAATNGHLEIAQFLMAHGAQVNALSPSETTPLMMSIGSGNDQLIKYLLDNGADLRMRNHEGYTAIDVAQLFGKDNIRDGLMSRWLKLYNQPYPGGPKNFPS
- a CDS encoding ion channel, with amino-acid sequence MTLSGFLDKLPGLNSLPSFSTLFAEINADMGDSDIWVLLFLTCLMLTFHGLSVLSIAGIFHWIDQKLENKRVYGANFVSYFFAILLIIAIHLIEIIAWAYICLGLQVFPTNLQTLYFAGEMYTTVGYGEYLLTARWRILPIIISFSGIFAVSMSGAALYTMMGALLGRSNQNPRSGSGF
- a CDS encoding TatD family hydrolase, with product MFIDSHCHLDFPEFQTRLPEVLSNMVACKVSHALCVSVDIPDFPRVRKLAEDHAHLYASVGVHPDYEDTLEPSFEFLIEEAKHSKIIAIGETGLDYYRMGDRSYESMEWQRERFRTHIRAAIAAKKPLIIHTRASSVDTLRILKEEGADQIGGVMHCFTETTEVAKAAMDMGFYISFSGIVTFKSAKDLQETCRQVPLDRMLIETDSPYLAPIPYRGKTNEPAWVSKVGEFVAELKGVSIELLAEQTSSNFFQCFQINSAFS